In Novosphingobium sp. P6W, a genomic segment contains:
- the istA gene encoding IS21 family transposase, which translates to MELYLKVRLACAEGLSQRSAAKRFNVSRDTVRKMLSFSSPPGYRRQAAPCRPKLDGFVAIIDGWLDGDGGVPRKQRHTAKRVFDRLRQEHGFTGGYTIIKDYVREREQRSREMFVPLAHPAGDAQADFGEALVEIGGVTQKAHFFVLDLPHSDGCYVRAYPAAVAEAWVDGHVHAFAFFGGVPRSIVYDNDRCLVAKILPDGTRQRASLFSAFLSHYVIRDRYARPGKGNEKGNVEGLVGYCRRNFMVPIPQFPTWEAFNMWLEEQCRKRQNDKLRGESETIGERLQRDLAAMQPLPASPFEACDQTSGRVSSQSLVRYKTNDYSVPVAWGHQEVWVRGYVDEVVIGCRSEVIARHPRCWRRDEVIFDPLHYLPLIEQKINALDQAAPLQGWELPEAFATLQRLMEARMHKHGKREYVQVLRLLESFDIADLQAAVEQAIDLGAVGFDAVKHLVLCRVERVPPRLDLDVYPFLPRTKVEKTFARAYMSLLSDGQKAA; encoded by the coding sequence GTGGAACTCTATCTGAAGGTACGTCTGGCTTGCGCGGAAGGGCTGAGCCAGCGCAGCGCGGCGAAGCGTTTCAATGTGTCGCGCGACACGGTGCGCAAGATGCTGTCGTTTTCATCGCCGCCTGGTTACCGGCGCCAGGCAGCGCCTTGCCGTCCGAAGCTGGACGGGTTTGTAGCGATCATCGATGGCTGGCTCGACGGGGACGGGGGCGTTCCACGCAAGCAGCGCCATACGGCGAAGCGGGTATTCGATCGCCTGCGCCAGGAGCATGGGTTCACCGGCGGCTATACGATCATCAAGGATTACGTCCGGGAGCGCGAGCAGCGTAGCCGGGAGATGTTCGTGCCGCTGGCCCACCCGGCGGGCGATGCGCAGGCTGATTTTGGGGAAGCGCTGGTGGAGATCGGCGGGGTCACGCAGAAGGCGCACTTCTTCGTGCTCGATCTGCCGCACAGTGACGGGTGCTATGTCCGTGCTTACCCGGCGGCGGTGGCCGAAGCCTGGGTCGACGGTCACGTCCATGCCTTCGCCTTTTTCGGCGGGGTGCCCCGCTCGATCGTCTACGATAACGATCGCTGCCTGGTGGCGAAGATCCTGCCCGACGGCACGAGGCAGCGCGCATCGCTGTTCAGCGCTTTCCTGTCGCATTACGTGATCCGCGATCGCTACGCACGCCCGGGCAAGGGGAACGAGAAGGGCAATGTGGAAGGGCTGGTGGGCTATTGCCGGCGTAACTTCATGGTGCCGATCCCGCAGTTCCCGACCTGGGAGGCGTTCAACATGTGGCTCGAGGAGCAGTGCCGCAAACGCCAGAACGACAAGCTGCGGGGGGAGAGTGAGACGATCGGCGAGCGACTTCAGCGCGATCTTGCCGCGATGCAGCCGCTGCCAGCCTCCCCCTTCGAGGCTTGTGACCAGACCAGCGGACGTGTCTCGTCACAGTCCCTGGTGCGTTACAAGACCAACGACTATTCGGTGCCGGTGGCCTGGGGGCATCAGGAAGTCTGGGTCCGGGGTTATGTCGATGAGGTGGTGATCGGCTGCCGCAGCGAGGTCATCGCCCGGCATCCCCGTTGCTGGCGGCGGGACGAGGTCATCTTCGATCCGCTTCATTATCTCCCGCTGATCGAACAGAAGATCAATGCGCTGGACCAGGCGGCGCCGCTGCAGGGATGGGAACTGCCCGAGGCGTTCGCGACACTGCAACGCCTGATGGAAGCGCGCATGCACAAGCATGGCAAGCGCGAGTATGTGCAGGTGCTGCGCTTGCTGGAGAGCTTCGATATCGCCGATCTCCAGGCGGCGGTGGAGCAGGCTATCGACCTGGGCGCCGTCGGCTTCGATGCCGTCAAGCATCTCGTCCTGTGCCGGGTCGAACGCGTGCCGCCCAGGCTGGACCTGGACGTCTATCCCTTCCTCCCACGCACCAAAGTCGAGAAGACCTTTGCCAGAGCCTACATGAGCTTGCTCTCCGATGGGCAGAAGGCCGCATGA
- the istB gene encoding IS21-like element ISSsp5 family helper ATPase IstB — MSGQAPEILLAHHLKSLKLPTCLREHQKLARQCAAEGLDHIRFLARLIEMEMIDRERRMVERRIKTARFPAVKSLDSFDFTAIPRLNKMQVLEMARCEWIERRENAIALGPSGTGKTHVALGLGLAACQKGLSVGFTTAAALVSEMMEARDERRLLRFQKQMAGYKLLIIDELGFVPLSKTGAELLFELISQRYERGSTFITSNLPFDEWTETFGSERLTGALLDRLTHHVSILEMNGESYRLAHSRARKSKTNP, encoded by the coding sequence ATGAGCGGTCAGGCCCCCGAGATCCTGCTCGCCCACCATCTCAAGTCGCTCAAGCTGCCCACCTGCCTTCGTGAGCATCAGAAACTGGCCCGGCAATGCGCGGCCGAAGGCCTCGACCATATCCGCTTCCTCGCCCGGCTCATCGAGATGGAGATGATCGACAGGGAGCGTCGCATGGTGGAGCGGCGCATCAAGACCGCACGCTTCCCCGCGGTCAAAAGCCTCGACAGCTTCGACTTCACCGCCATCCCCCGACTCAACAAGATGCAGGTGCTCGAGATGGCGCGCTGCGAATGGATCGAGCGCCGCGAGAACGCCATCGCTCTGGGGCCATCGGGCACGGGCAAAACACATGTGGCCCTCGGACTGGGGCTGGCGGCATGCCAGAAAGGGCTGTCCGTCGGCTTCACCACCGCCGCCGCGTTGGTCAGCGAGATGATGGAAGCCCGCGACGAGCGACGCCTCCTGCGCTTCCAGAAGCAGATGGCTGGATACAAGCTGCTGATCATCGACGAACTGGGCTTCGTGCCGCTCTCCAAGACCGGGGCCGAATTGCTGTTCGAGCTGATCTCACAGCGCTATGAACGCGGCTCGACTTTCATCACCAGCAATCTGCCCTTTGACGAATGGACCGAGACCTTCGGATCCGAACGTCTCACCGGCGCGCTCCTCGACCGGTTGACCCATCACGTCAGCATCCTGGAGATGAATGGCGAGAGCTACCGTCTCGCCCATAGCCGCGCCCGCAAGTCAAAAACCAACCCTTGA
- a CDS encoding YdcH family protein has protein sequence MTDRNMSYLSREHARLEDQIRKERKQRLPDEVQIARLKKLKLAVKDQMQAWAREKDGSGRLTA, from the coding sequence ATGACCGACAGAAATATGAGTTATCTATCGCGCGAACATGCACGTCTGGAAGATCAAATCCGTAAAGAGCGCAAGCAGCGGCTGCCGGACGAAGTTCAGATCGCCCGGCTTAAGAAGTTGAAGCTTGCGGTGAAGGACCAGATGCAGGCGTGGGCGCGCGAGAAGGATGGTTCTGGCCGCTTGACCGCATAA
- a CDS encoding sigma factor-like helix-turn-helix DNA-binding protein encodes MFFNLRRIKNSLKAYDDTDLTPEQVQKVSTELGVSGKEVISMNRRMMLGGDASLNVMVGESGEDQWQDLLADDQPLPDELIASAQKRKFRRDMLFEALDRLSERERDILVHRRLVDEPKTLEDLSLVYNVSRERIRQIEVRALEKVNLAVLQKAGERLPAKSRAGV; translated from the coding sequence TTGTTTTTCAATCTGCGCCGCATCAAGAACTCGTTGAAAGCCTATGACGATACCGACCTGACTCCAGAGCAGGTCCAGAAAGTTTCGACCGAGCTTGGTGTCTCGGGTAAAGAGGTGATCAGCATGAACCGGCGCATGATGCTGGGCGGCGACGCCTCGCTCAATGTGATGGTCGGTGAAAGCGGTGAGGACCAGTGGCAGGACCTTTTGGCGGACGACCAGCCCCTCCCGGATGAGCTGATCGCCAGCGCGCAGAAACGAAAATTCCGGCGAGATATGTTGTTTGAGGCACTCGACAGACTGAGCGAACGCGAGCGCGACATATTGGTCCACAGGCGACTGGTCGATGAGCCGAAAACGCTCGAGGACCTGAGCCTGGTTTACAATGTCAGTCGCGAGCGTATCCGGCAGATCGAGGTGCGTGCACTTGAAAAGGTAAACCTCGCCGTACTTCAAAAGGCAGGCGAACGCCTGCCGGCAAAGTCACGGGCCGGCGTCTGA
- a CDS encoding IS630 family transposase: protein MRTGIEIEVTAPDTKRLEAIVAARGSPQKHVWRARIILLTARGLGTQAIMMATGKSKTCVWRWQERFMAEGVDGLLRDKTRPPGIAPLEAALVDKVVKLTLETPSHEATHWTVRAMAKAVGIAASSVVKIWHDHGLAPHRWRSFKLSNDKAFAEKLHDVVGLYVSPPAHAIVLSVDEKSQIQALDRTQPGLPLKRGRGATMTHDYKRNGTTTLFAALNVLDGSVIGRNMQRHRHQEFIRFLNTIEAQMPADKAIHVILDNYATHKQPKVRAWLARHPRWTFHFIPTSCSWLNAVEGFFAKLTRRRLKNGVFHSVVDLQAAINRFIKEHNEDPRPFIWKADPDEIIAAVRRGHQVLESIHSYVRFQEPSA, encoded by the coding sequence ATGCGAACGGGTATTGAGATCGAGGTCACTGCACCGGACACGAAGCGGCTTGAGGCGATTGTTGCGGCGCGGGGTTCGCCGCAGAAGCATGTTTGGCGGGCGCGGATCATTCTCCTGACGGCTCGGGGCCTGGGCACCCAGGCGATCATGATGGCGACGGGCAAATCCAAGACGTGCGTATGGCGCTGGCAGGAAAGGTTCATGGCCGAAGGCGTGGATGGGTTACTGCGCGACAAGACCCGCCCACCGGGGATTGCGCCTCTCGAGGCTGCTTTGGTTGACAAGGTCGTGAAGCTGACGCTGGAGACGCCCAGCCACGAGGCTACCCATTGGACGGTGCGCGCGATGGCTAAAGCCGTTGGTATCGCGGCGTCATCGGTCGTGAAAATCTGGCACGACCACGGTCTGGCGCCCCATCGTTGGCGCAGCTTCAAGCTGTCCAACGACAAGGCTTTTGCCGAGAAGCTTCACGATGTCGTCGGGCTTTACGTCTCACCGCCTGCGCACGCGATCGTGCTGTCAGTCGATGAAAAGAGCCAGATCCAGGCGCTCGACCGGACCCAACCGGGCTTGCCGCTGAAGCGCGGTCGCGGCGCGACCATGACGCATGACTACAAGCGCAACGGGACCACGACCCTGTTCGCCGCGCTCAATGTCCTGGATGGTTCCGTGATCGGCCGCAACATGCAACGGCACCGGCATCAGGAGTTCATCCGGTTCCTGAACACGATCGAAGCCCAGATGCCCGCTGACAAGGCCATCCACGTCATCCTCGACAATTATGCGACCCACAAGCAGCCGAAGGTCCGCGCCTGGTTGGCCAGGCATCCGCGTTGGACCTTCCACTTCATCCCGACGTCGTGCTCATGGCTCAATGCCGTCGAGGGCTTTTTCGCCAAGCTCACACGGCGCCGGCTGAAAAACGGCGTCTTTCATTCCGTCGTAGATCTCCAGGCCGCCATCAACCGCTTTATAAAGGAGCATAACGAGGATCCCCGCCCCTTCATCTGGAAGGCGGATCCGGACGAAATTATAGCCGCTGTACGGCGCGGGCACCAAGTGTTGGAATCAATCCACTCTTATGTTCGTTTTCAAGAGCCTTCGGCATGA
- a CDS encoding IS3 family transposase (programmed frameshift), whose amino-acid sequence MPSKKHKPEEIIGKLREVEIVLAQGASTAEACRRIAVSEQTYYRWRKEYGGLKTDQARRMKDLEKENQRLRRAISDLTLDKLILQEAAKGKLLSPARRRRCIDHVRREFPVSERRICRVLGQHRSTQRKMPRGADDEQALTEDIIALAKQYGRYGYRRVTALLCHAGWTVNHKRVERIWRREGLKVPQRQPKRGRLWLNDGSCIRLRPEYPGHVWAYDFVEGRTHDGRKFRILTIIDEASRECLALVVARRLRHEDVLAALADLFISRGPPAHIRSDNGSEFIATAVQQWLGQIGVKTLYITPGSPWENGYNESFNGSLRDELLNGEIFYSLAEAKVLIEAWRRHYNTVRPHSSLGYRPPAPETATPPYPASGSAPLHLRPDMAAMGLIH is encoded by the exons ATGCCGAGCAAGAAGCACAAGCCGGAAGAGATCATCGGCAAGCTGCGTGAAGTTGAGATTGTGCTAGCGCAGGGAGCCTCGACTGCCGAGGCATGCCGGCGGATCGCGGTCAGCGAGCAGACCTATTATCGGTGGCGCAAGGAGTATGGCGGCCTGAAGACCGATCAGGCGCGGCGGATGAAGGATCTGGAGAAGGAGAACCAGCGGCTTCGCCGTGCGATCTCGGACCTGACGCTGGACAAGCTGATCCTGCAGGAGGCGGCAA AAGGGAAACTTCTAAGCCCCGCGCGGCGGCGACGCTGCATTGATCATGTGCGACGAGAGTTTCCGGTATCCGAGCGACGGATATGCCGGGTGCTGGGTCAGCATCGATCGACGCAGCGCAAGATGCCGCGCGGGGCGGATGACGAACAGGCACTGACCGAGGACATCATTGCATTGGCGAAGCAATATGGTCGTTACGGCTACCGCCGGGTCACGGCGTTGCTGTGCCATGCAGGGTGGACGGTGAACCATAAACGTGTCGAGCGGATATGGCGGCGTGAAGGACTGAAAGTCCCGCAGCGCCAGCCAAAGCGCGGGCGTCTATGGCTCAATGACGGATCCTGCATCCGCCTGCGGCCGGAATATCCGGGACATGTATGGGCCTACGACTTCGTCGAAGGGCGCACGCATGATGGCCGCAAGTTCCGCATCCTGACCATCATCGATGAGGCCAGCCGGGAGTGCCTGGCGCTCGTCGTGGCGCGTCGGCTCAGGCATGAGGATGTTCTGGCGGCCTTAGCCGACCTGTTCATCTCGCGCGGCCCTCCGGCACATATACGGTCCGATAATGGCAGCGAATTTATCGCGACCGCCGTCCAGCAATGGCTGGGGCAGATCGGCGTGAAGACGCTCTACATCACGCCGGGATCACCATGGGAGAATGGCTATAACGAAAGCTTCAACGGGTCGCTTCGCGACGAACTGCTCAACGGCGAGATCTTCTACAGCCTCGCCGAAGCCAAGGTGCTGATCGAAGCTTGGCGGCGGCATTACAACACCGTCCGCCCGCATAGCAGTCTGGGATACCGACCACCGGCACCGGAAACGGCGACACCGCCATATCCGGCCTCCGGTTCCGCTCCGCTCCACCTCCGACCGGATATGGCGGCGATGGGCTTAATCCACTAA
- a CDS encoding IS630 family transposase (programmed frameshift), with protein MARALSQDLRDRVVAAVEGGLSCRAAAARFGVGVATAIRWRQIALAHGRAVAGKPGGDQRSSKTDAHADLIMTMLEENGDITLEEIRSGLAARGVHVGIGTLWRFFDRHRITRKKKSGHAIEQDRPDVLKQRRAWFDYQLDLEPERLIFIDETWTATNMARSHGRCLRGERLRMGFPHGHRKTTTFVAGLRMTGMIAPMVLDGPINGDWFEAYVAQVLVPELKPGDVVIMDNLSSHKRVAVRDRIEAAGAALRFLPPYSPDFNPIEKAFSRLKAMLRKASERTVSGLWDLIGKLVDIFQPDECANYFSSCGYDPA; from the exons ATGGCCAGAGCATTGTCGCAGGATTTGCGTGATCGTGTTGTTGCCGCAGTCGAAGGAGGCCTGAGCTGCCGGGCAGCGGCGGCGCGTTTCGGGGTTGGCGTAGCGACGGCGATCCGCTGGCGGCAAATCGCGCTGGCGCATGGACGAGCCGTTGCCGGCAAGCCTGGTGGCGATCAGCGATCATCGAAGACCGACGCACATGCCGATCTCATCATGACCATGCTCGAGGAGAACGGGGACATTACCCTCGAAGAGATCCGCTCGGGTCTTGCCGCGCGCGGTGTCCACGTTGGGATCGGTACGCTGTGGCGCTTCTTCGACCGGCACAGGATCACGCGCA AAAAAAAGTCGGGTCATGCGATCGAGCAAGATCGTCCGGACGTCCTGAAGCAACGACGGGCGTGGTTCGACTACCAACTGGATCTGGAGCCCGAGCGCCTGATCTTCATCGACGAGACGTGGACCGCGACCAACATGGCCCGCAGCCATGGCCGCTGCCTCAGGGGAGAGCGCCTGCGGATGGGCTTCCCGCATGGTCATCGCAAGACGACCACGTTCGTCGCGGGGCTGCGCATGACCGGGATGATCGCCCCGATGGTGCTGGACGGGCCGATCAACGGCGACTGGTTCGAAGCCTACGTCGCCCAGGTACTCGTGCCAGAGCTCAAGCCAGGCGACGTGGTCATCATGGACAATCTCTCGAGCCACAAGCGCGTGGCCGTCCGCGACAGAATTGAGGCCGCCGGGGCAGCGTTGCGCTTCCTCCCGCCCTACAGCCCCGACTTCAACCCGATCGAAAAGGCCTTCTCACGCCTCAAGGCCATGCTGCGCAAAGCATCCGAACGCACCGTCTCAGGCCTGTGGGATCTCATCGGCAAACTCGTCGATATCTTCCAGCCCGACGAGTGCGCCAATTACTTTAGCTCCTGCGGCTACGATCCAGCGTGA
- a CDS encoding helix-turn-helix domain-containing protein, protein MARNTEVAASHISNLENGKANPTLGLLVQLADGLNCTVPDLLKGP, encoded by the coding sequence TTGGCTAGAAACACCGAGGTGGCGGCCTCGCACATATCGAACCTGGAGAACGGCAAGGCGAACCCCACGCTGGGTCTATTGGTGCAGCTTGCGGATGGCCTGAACTGCACGGTGCCGGACTTGCTGAAGGGACCGTAG
- a CDS encoding CPBP family intramembrane glutamic endopeptidase, with protein MTEWTISADGAVVAPIRSPVASLWLVAALLVFHQVALTVIHYGIGPALGLDPGGAWLVSATIGVAAILVLLIITPGRSHAILLILPRWNARTFGTMLVGLAIAQIPLGILALQGVTVWQAGAGSNLDVGRALLASISGPSGLALLAATVLVAPMIEELLYRGYLVGALIERIPAAVVAVISAVLFVTLHFEPANLVASLCLGLGAGLCAVRTRSVLPGMFVHIASNGFGMWYATLG; from the coding sequence ATGACCGAGTGGACGATCAGCGCTGACGGCGCCGTGGTCGCTCCGATCCGCTCTCCTGTTGCGTCGCTCTGGTTGGTGGCGGCCCTACTCGTGTTCCATCAGGTCGCGCTAACCGTGATCCACTACGGGATCGGCCCAGCCCTGGGTCTCGATCCCGGCGGTGCGTGGTTGGTTTCGGCGACGATCGGGGTGGCCGCGATCCTGGTGCTGCTCATCATCACGCCGGGTCGCTCACATGCAATCCTGCTGATATTGCCGCGCTGGAACGCTCGCACTTTCGGGACGATGCTTGTCGGCCTCGCGATCGCGCAAATCCCGCTCGGCATCCTCGCATTACAAGGTGTGACGGTTTGGCAGGCGGGTGCCGGCAGCAATCTCGACGTCGGGCGGGCGTTGCTCGCGTCGATCTCCGGTCCGTCCGGCCTTGCGCTGCTGGCCGCGACGGTGCTGGTGGCGCCGATGATCGAGGAGCTGCTCTATCGCGGCTATCTGGTCGGTGCACTCATTGAGCGGATCCCGGCAGCCGTCGTCGCGGTCATTTCGGCGGTGCTCTTCGTGACGTTGCACTTCGAGCCGGCCAACCTTGTCGCGTCTCTGTGCTTGGGCCTCGGCGCTGGCCTGTGTGCCGTGCGCACCCGATCGGTACTACCGGGGATGTTCGTGCATATTGCCAGCAACGGCTTCGGCATGTGGTACGCGACGCTCGGTTAG
- a CDS encoding type II toxin-antitoxin system Phd/YefM family antitoxin, producing MALDIEKVRSTDVSKRFGFYYDEAMTHPIAVERNGAARVVMLPAAEYERLARLDHVAFLPEELSNEAFHAIAAAQPVAESYDANKFLD from the coding sequence ATGGCTCTAGACATTGAAAAGGTCCGATCGACCGACGTGTCAAAGCGCTTCGGCTTCTATTACGACGAAGCCATGACCCACCCGATCGCGGTAGAGCGCAACGGCGCTGCGCGCGTCGTGATGCTCCCAGCTGCGGAATATGAGCGCCTGGCTCGCCTCGACCACGTTGCCTTCTTGCCAGAGGAACTCAGCAACGAAGCGTTCCATGCGATCGCAGCCGCCCAGCCAGTTGCAGAGTCCTACGATGCCAACAAATTCCTGGACTGA
- a CDS encoding DUF3768 domain-containing protein, whose translation MSTFTADAQRAEVIARLNDRCRLGLDRTSRAVITRTCLATFSDGKGPSQIVAQAEILAAIRKHRFAGDNESPHDRGHVEYRGTKVYFAIDAYDLDLVYGSEDPADASVTRRVMTIMVREDL comes from the coding sequence ATGTCGACATTCACCGCCGACGCCCAGCGCGCCGAAGTCATCGCCCGTCTCAATGACCGCTGCCGGCTCGGCCTCGATCGAACTAGCCGCGCCGTCATCACTCGAACCTGCCTTGCGACGTTCAGCGACGGGAAGGGGCCTTCCCAGATCGTCGCCCAGGCCGAGATCCTTGCCGCAATCCGCAAGCACCGCTTTGCCGGGGATAACGAGAGCCCGCACGATCGGGGGCATGTCGAATATCGCGGCACGAAGGTCTATTTTGCGATCGACGCCTACGACCTGGACCTTGTCTACGGCTCGGAAGACCCTGCGGACGCAAGCGTCACGCGCCGCGTCATGACCATCATGGTGCGCGAGGACCTCTAA
- a CDS encoding IS110 family transposase produces MAKGTKYIGLDVHKETVAVAVAEGERGGEVRFYGTISNEDDAVRGLVKRLGGSGTTLSWCYEAGPCGYGLQRLLTKLAQPCIVIAPSMMPRRPGDQVKTDRRDAMTLARLLRAGELDPIWVPDEEHEAIRDLVRARRSAQEAATSAKQMVRSFLLRHDRRYCGKTAWTKAYWRWLSEQRFDFPHQQLAFEEAKHRVLEAQARVERLEAALAEAVEGWRFAALVRSLQALRGVRLIVAATLIAEVGDLTRFQNPKQLMAYLGLVPSEYSSGSRVHRGRITRAGNAHARTMLVEAGWTYRLPAREERRYRDRVAGLPEDIQAIGWKAQVRLCQRFRRLSATGKPQPKVNTAIARELVGFAWDIARRVQPEVTV; encoded by the coding sequence ATGGCAAAAGGTACCAAATACATCGGGCTGGACGTGCATAAGGAAACTGTCGCGGTGGCGGTCGCCGAAGGTGAGCGTGGCGGTGAGGTTCGCTTCTACGGTACGATCTCGAATGAGGATGATGCTGTGCGCGGTTTGGTCAAGCGGCTTGGCGGTTCCGGCACCACGCTCAGCTGGTGTTATGAGGCGGGGCCGTGCGGCTACGGGCTTCAGCGTCTCCTGACCAAGCTCGCTCAGCCCTGTATCGTTATTGCGCCGTCGATGATGCCCAGACGGCCTGGCGATCAGGTGAAGACCGATCGGCGTGATGCCATGACGCTGGCCCGCCTGCTGCGTGCTGGAGAGCTTGATCCGATCTGGGTGCCCGACGAAGAGCATGAGGCGATCCGGGATCTGGTGCGGGCGCGGCGCTCTGCTCAGGAAGCGGCAACCTCAGCAAAGCAAATGGTGCGGAGCTTCCTACTTCGCCATGATCGACGGTATTGCGGCAAAACGGCGTGGACCAAAGCCTATTGGCGCTGGCTGTCAGAGCAACGTTTCGATTTTCCGCATCAGCAACTGGCCTTCGAGGAAGCAAAGCATCGCGTTCTGGAGGCACAGGCGCGCGTGGAAAGGCTGGAGGCGGCGCTCGCGGAAGCAGTGGAGGGCTGGCGATTTGCCGCTCTTGTTCGCAGCCTGCAGGCGCTGCGCGGAGTTCGCTTGATTGTCGCCGCAACTCTGATCGCCGAGGTTGGCGACTTGACGCGGTTCCAGAATCCGAAACAACTGATGGCCTACCTCGGGTTGGTGCCTTCGGAATATTCAAGCGGATCACGCGTCCATCGCGGCCGAATTACGCGGGCCGGCAACGCTCATGCCCGCACCATGCTTGTCGAGGCAGGCTGGACATATCGCCTACCTGCCCGCGAAGAGCGACGTTATCGGGATCGTGTCGCGGGATTGCCTGAGGATATTCAGGCAATCGGTTGGAAGGCGCAGGTGCGTCTTTGCCAGCGTTTTCGCCGATTGTCGGCGACAGGCAAGCCACAGCCCAAGGTCAATACGGCGATCGCTCGCGAACTCGTGGGCTTCGCTTGGGACATCGCTCGCCGGGTGCAGCCGGAGGTGACGGTTTGA
- a CDS encoding integration host factor subunit alpha, with the protein MGKSSETLTKAEIAGAINRNLGISQTGSLAMVEAIMEKMGSALERGENVKIAGFGTFLLRDKGARVGRNPKTGEEAPISPRRVLTFRASHQLKDQIANGGGSEPA; encoded by the coding sequence TTGGGCAAGTCGAGCGAAACGTTGACGAAAGCCGAGATTGCCGGCGCCATCAATCGCAACCTCGGTATATCCCAGACGGGATCGCTGGCGATGGTGGAGGCGATCATGGAGAAGATGGGCTCTGCCCTTGAGCGCGGCGAGAACGTCAAGATCGCCGGCTTTGGGACGTTCCTGCTGCGCGACAAGGGTGCGCGGGTTGGCCGTAATCCCAAGACGGGTGAGGAAGCTCCCATCTCGCCGCGGCGGGTGCTGACGTTCAGGGCTAGCCACCAACTGAAGGACCAGATTGCAAACGGAGGGGGATCAGAGCCAGCGTAG
- a CDS encoding helix-turn-helix transcriptional regulator, protein MNNMKSLREAAGLSQSAVAKALSTTQQTYQRWETGKSQPPIDALQNMALLFKVPLSRIIGTPDGSTLGFEPNHYLITDDDSGFWGHLGIQLDQKSNSLWFPISASEQHRLAAHLSNYDPGDIVQAGTLNNRLLLFSMDAVNRVRFLEDACDQPSDDTGWLAKDASPLDDFNGQPTILYEAMIAVAEGDFGKEETLGDAVMEHARQHLEALNLTDQQLDAALIQTRIHLIDGIVIKTKPDDMSLLALTIEMAAGFGEHLIAINDDNECLDLINRDRIVLVDIPLTAYAKSQDQIAPKNPFEQDN, encoded by the coding sequence ATGAACAATATGAAGAGCCTTCGCGAAGCTGCCGGCCTCTCTCAAAGCGCCGTCGCAAAAGCACTCAGCACGACACAGCAGACCTATCAGCGCTGGGAGACCGGAAAGTCGCAACCGCCGATCGATGCCCTCCAAAACATGGCCCTCCTCTTCAAGGTCCCGCTCTCACGCATCATCGGTACACCGGACGGCTCAACCCTCGGCTTCGAGCCCAACCACTACTTGATAACCGACGATGACTCGGGGTTCTGGGGGCACCTCGGCATCCAGCTGGACCAAAAGTCCAACTCGCTATGGTTTCCCATCTCCGCAAGCGAACAACATCGCCTCGCAGCCCATCTCAGCAACTACGACCCCGGCGACATCGTGCAAGCAGGCACCCTCAACAACCGGCTGCTCCTCTTCAGCATGGACGCCGTTAACCGCGTGCGCTTCCTCGAAGACGCCTGCGACCAACCGTCAGACGACACAGGGTGGTTGGCCAAGGACGCCTCACCTCTCGACGACTTCAATGGCCAGCCCACCATCTTGTACGAAGCCATGATCGCAGTTGCTGAAGGGGACTTTGGCAAAGAGGAAACCCTGGGTGACGCCGTCATGGAGCACGCACGCCAGCACCTCGAAGCGCTCAACCTGACCGACCAACAACTCGATGCCGCCCTCATTCAAACTCGTATCCATCTCATCGATGGCATCGTAATCAAAACCAAGCCAGACGACATGAGCCTCCTCGCCCTCACAATCGAAATGGCAGCCGGCTTTGGCGAACACCTGATCGCCATCAACGACGACAATGAATGCCTGGATCTCATCAACCGCGATAGGATCGTTCTCGTCGACATCCCCCTTACAGCCTACGCCAAAAGCCAGGACCAAATTGCCCCGAAAAACCCGTTCGAGCAGGACAACTGA